The Roseibaca calidilacus genome has a window encoding:
- the accD gene encoding acetyl-CoA carboxylase, carboxyltransferase subunit beta, translating to MNWITNYVRPTISSFFNKREMPENLWEKCPECGTMLFHRELTDNQQVCTNCGHHMALTPRERFAGFFDGGLYQEIEVPAPLPDPLQFRDQKKYPDRMKAAQKGTGEKEAMLVVEGEVLRTKLVAAAQDFSFMAGSMGMYVGNAIIAAAEHAVARKLPLVLFSAAGGARMQEGILSLMQMPRTTVAIDMLREAGLPYIVVLTHPTTGGVTASYAMLGDVQIAEPGALICFAGPRVIEQTIRETLPEGFQRAEYLLEHGMLDRVTPRKEQRVEIATILRMLTGQSAVVHGDLPPPPAPAPAPAV from the coding sequence ATGAACTGGATCACCAATTACGTTCGCCCCACGATCAGCTCTTTCTTCAACAAAAGAGAGATGCCGGAAAACCTGTGGGAAAAATGCCCCGAATGCGGGACGATGCTGTTCCACCGAGAGTTGACCGACAACCAGCAGGTCTGCACCAATTGCGGCCACCATATGGCACTGACCCCGCGCGAGCGCTTTGCCGGGTTCTTCGACGGCGGGCTGTATCAGGAAATTGAGGTTCCGGCGCCCCTGCCCGACCCGCTTCAATTCCGCGACCAGAAAAAATACCCTGACCGGATGAAAGCCGCGCAAAAAGGCACCGGCGAGAAAGAGGCGATGCTGGTGGTAGAGGGCGAAGTGCTGCGCACCAAGCTGGTTGCCGCGGCACAGGATTTCAGCTTCATGGCCGGGTCGATGGGCATGTATGTGGGCAATGCGATCATTGCCGCCGCCGAACATGCCGTGGCGCGCAAGCTGCCCTTGGTGCTGTTTTCCGCCGCTGGTGGTGCGCGCATGCAGGAAGGCATCTTGTCGCTGATGCAGATGCCGCGCACCACCGTCGCCATAGACATGCTGCGCGAAGCGGGGCTGCCCTATATCGTAGTGCTGACGCATCCGACGACCGGTGGTGTGACCGCCAGTTACGCCATGCTGGGCGATGTGCAGATCGCAGAACCGGGCGCGCTGATCTGCTTTGCCGGGCCGCGGGTGATTGAACAGACCATCCGCGAGACATTGCCAGAGGGGTTTCAGCGTGCCGAATACCTGCTGGAACACGGCATGTTGGACCGCGTCACGCCGCGCAAGGAACAGCGCGTAGAAATCGCCACCATCCTGCGTATGCTGACCGGGCAAAGCGCCGTTGTGCATGGCGACCTGCCGCCGCCGCCCGCACCCGCACCTGCACCGGCGGTTTGA
- a CDS encoding CPBP family intramembrane glutamic endopeptidase yields the protein MPFSQAQDRFVAPARLRPQLWRLLLGVGLILLIYLVWMAVIGLGVTFAVGVSGAGRALGEMGVGSSPVSILVLLMTFAGLVLGSFAAVRWVHKRSIASLFGPRDLLIRDFGVAFGVLLVVSLPGILWLLASGTLMPGVPFATWLVFLIPMLLGLLVQTGAEEIVFRGYLQQQLAARFVARWVSFVFPSVLFGLLHYAPEQMGQGTWLLVGLTGFFGLLMADLTARSGSLGLAWGMHFGNNLLAILIFTTGEALDGIALFRLPYSLSEPSTVFGLVLVDMVGLLVVWAVLRRYLRGR from the coding sequence ATGCCGTTTTCGCAAGCTCAGGATAGATTTGTTGCCCCGGCCCGGTTGCGCCCGCAACTTTGGCGGCTGCTGTTGGGGGTTGGCTTGATCTTGCTGATCTACCTTGTGTGGATGGCGGTGATCGGGCTGGGCGTGACCTTTGCGGTGGGCGTTTCCGGCGCAGGGCGGGCCTTGGGAGAGATGGGGGTCGGATCGTCGCCTGTCTCTATTCTGGTTTTGCTGATGACCTTCGCGGGGCTTGTCCTTGGCAGCTTTGCCGCCGTGCGCTGGGTGCACAAGCGTTCTATCGCCAGTCTGTTCGGCCCGCGTGACCTGCTGATCCGCGATTTTGGCGTGGCCTTTGGCGTGTTGCTTGTGGTGTCGCTGCCGGGCATTCTGTGGCTTCTGGCCTCTGGCACGCTGATGCCCGGGGTGCCCTTCGCGACATGGCTTGTTTTTCTTATTCCCATGTTGCTGGGTCTGCTGGTGCAGACCGGCGCAGAAGAGATCGTCTTTCGCGGCTATCTGCAACAACAGCTTGCCGCGCGTTTCGTGGCGCGCTGGGTGTCGTTCGTGTTTCCATCCGTCCTGTTCGGCCTGTTGCACTACGCCCCCGAACAGATGGGGCAGGGCACATGGTTGCTGGTGGGGCTGACCGGGTTTTTCGGGCTGCTGATGGCCGATCTGACGGCGCGCAGCGGATCGCTGGGGCTGGCATGGGGTATGCATTTCGGCAATAATCTGCTGGCCATTCTGATCTTCACCACCGGAGAGGCGCTGGACGGTATCGCGCTGTTCCGTTTGCCGTATTCGCTGAGCGAGCCCTCTACAGTCTTCGGGCTGGTTCTTGTCGATATGGTCGGGCTGCTGGTGGTTTGGGCTGTTCTGCGGCGTTACCTGCGGGGTCGCTGA
- the cls gene encoding cardiolipin synthase, whose protein sequence is MPSIWVLLVFVVQAAFVLRALLRSGLTPSARLAWVTIILALPVVGLGAYALFGEIRMARAQRERIRDIRHRLNAAQIGQDSPRAEISGPARPAFAAGQATSQFPPVAGNLLTLLPEGDAMMNDIISAIDAAHDHVHMLYYIWLPDDTGTRMAQALCGASRRGVTCRVLVDDHGARHLIRSALWRQMAAAGVALQRAAPLGNPFISLLFGRIDLRNHRKIVVVDNRLSWVGSRNCADAAFAIKRRFAPWVDILVRLEGPVVRQQQAVFVQDWMTHHAEDLSATLSAPLVDAPPGAVTAQVISSGPDDVQTTPADALCAMIYAATERLTMTTPYYVPDQSLHVAICSAAERGVAVNLVLPARNDSAIVGAASESLLPELLHAGVHVHLFRPGLIHSKIVTVDGQFAMLGTANLDHRSFDLNYENSLLLACPAFTAELDMRQQSYVDRATPLDRADVAAWPLWRRLRNNTIALASPLL, encoded by the coding sequence ATGCCCTCGATCTGGGTCTTATTGGTGTTCGTGGTACAAGCCGCCTTCGTCTTGCGGGCGTTGTTGCGGTCTGGCCTGACGCCCTCGGCCCGACTGGCATGGGTCACGATCATCCTTGCGCTGCCGGTGGTCGGGCTTGGGGCCTATGCGCTTTTCGGCGAAATCCGCATGGCGCGCGCCCAGCGCGAACGCATCCGCGACATCCGCCACCGTCTGAACGCCGCGCAGATCGGACAAGACAGCCCAAGGGCAGAAATCAGCGGTCCTGCGCGTCCGGCTTTCGCGGCCGGGCAGGCCACCAGCCAGTTCCCGCCGGTCGCGGGCAATCTGCTGACCTTGCTGCCAGAGGGCGACGCCATGATGAATGACATCATCAGCGCCATAGACGCCGCGCATGACCATGTGCACATGCTGTATTACATCTGGTTGCCCGATGACACCGGCACCCGCATGGCGCAGGCCCTGTGCGGCGCGTCTCGCCGCGGCGTTACCTGCCGGGTTCTGGTGGATGACCACGGCGCGCGGCACCTGATACGCTCGGCGCTGTGGCGGCAGATGGCAGCCGCAGGCGTTGCCTTGCAACGCGCCGCCCCCTTGGGCAATCCGTTCATCAGCCTGCTATTTGGCCGCATCGACCTGCGCAATCACCGCAAGATCGTGGTGGTGGACAATCGCCTGTCATGGGTCGGCAGCCGCAACTGCGCCGATGCCGCCTTTGCCATCAAGCGCCGATTCGCGCCTTGGGTGGACATCCTTGTCCGGTTGGAAGGGCCGGTCGTGCGCCAACAACAGGCCGTGTTCGTGCAGGACTGGATGACGCATCACGCCGAAGACCTTAGCGCCACCCTATCCGCGCCCCTTGTCGACGCACCACCCGGAGCCGTGACCGCGCAAGTCATCTCGTCCGGCCCCGACGATGTGCAAACCACGCCAGCCGATGCGCTATGCGCCATGATCTACGCCGCGACCGAGCGGCTGACCATGACCACGCCCTATTATGTTCCCGACCAGTCGCTGCATGTCGCGATCTGTTCGGCGGCCGAACGCGGCGTGGCGGTCAACTTGGTCTTGCCCGCACGCAATGACAGCGCCATCGTGGGTGCCGCCAGCGAAAGCCTGTTGCCCGAATTGCTGCACGCGGGCGTGCACGTGCATCTGTTCCGGCCCGGCCTGATCCATTCCAAGATCGTGACAGTGGACGGTCAATTCGCCATGCTGGGCACGGCCAATCTGGATCACCGCAGTTTCGACCTGAACTACGAAAACTCGCTGCTGCTGGCCTGCCCGGCGTTTACCGCTGAATTGGACATGCGCCAACAAAGCTATGTTGACCGCGCAACGCCGCTTGACCGCGCCGATGTCGCGGCATGGCCGCTTTGGCGGCGGTTGCGCAACAACACCATCGCGCTGGCCAGCCCGCTTTTGTAA
- a CDS encoding cytochrome-c peroxidase — translation MTPRNLPRLGATALALVLGATAVHAEDIAEYMDFFEPLPYLPPIPADNSMDQVKIDLGRMLFFEPRISASGVISCATCHNPALGWTDRIDRAVGHAGQVGNRNTPTVLNSGFLGAQFWDGREPDLEGQSLGPIQADVEMNMSLEEAIQRLKEFEVYQEHFATAFPDDADPIRAENVALSIAAFERTLNTPNSPLDRFLRGDVQAMTDQQVEGMKLFVDAGCVACHNGPALTDSNYYRFELPSSKDEGRFLVTGDEYDKFAFRTPTLRNVAVTYPYFNNGSVDNLHDAVNLMADQMLGREFAEDENDAIVAFLHALTGEMPAVEIPALP, via the coding sequence ATGACCCCCCGCAACCTTCCCCGGCTTGGTGCAACGGCGCTTGCCCTTGTGCTTGGCGCAACCGCTGTCCATGCCGAGGATATCGCCGAATATATGGATTTCTTCGAGCCGCTGCCCTATCTGCCGCCGATCCCGGCCGATAACAGCATGGACCAAGTCAAGATCGACCTTGGCCGGATGTTGTTCTTTGAACCGCGCATTTCCGCGTCGGGCGTGATTAGCTGCGCGACCTGCCACAACCCGGCACTGGGCTGGACGGACCGCATCGACCGCGCTGTCGGCCATGCTGGCCAAGTGGGTAACCGCAACACGCCGACCGTGCTGAACTCGGGCTTCCTTGGCGCGCAATTCTGGGACGGGCGCGAGCCTGATCTGGAAGGCCAGTCGCTTGGCCCCATTCAGGCCGATGTGGAAATGAACATGTCGCTGGAAGAAGCCATCCAGCGCCTGAAGGAATTCGAGGTCTACCAAGAGCATTTCGCAACCGCCTTCCCCGACGATGCCGATCCGATCCGCGCCGAGAACGTGGCGCTGTCCATCGCCGCTTTCGAGCGGACGCTGAACACGCCGAATTCGCCGCTGGACCGTTTCCTGCGCGGTGACGTGCAGGCGATGACCGACCAGCAGGTCGAAGGCATGAAACTGTTCGTCGATGCAGGTTGCGTGGCTTGCCACAATGGCCCGGCCCTGACCGACAGCAACTACTATCGGTTCGAGCTGCCCAGTTCCAAGGACGAAGGTCGCTTCCTTGTCACCGGCGACGAATACGACAAATTCGCGTTCCGCACGCCGACGCTGCGGAACGTGGCTGTGACCTACCCGTATTTCAACAACGGGTCTGTCGACAACCTGCATGACGCGGTGAACCTGATGGCGGACCAGATGCTGGGCCGGGAATTCGCGGAAGATGAAAACGACGCGATCGTGGCCTTCTTGCACGCGCTGACCGGCGAAATGCCCGCGGTTGAAATCCCCGCGCTGCCATAA
- a CDS encoding acyl-CoA thioesterase, with the protein MYPFLRFAAQMLKYRNAPRLGLLDTHVSHHRCWPWDLDPWVELNNGRTLTLYDLGRIPMAMRTGLGDVLRAQGWGITVAGNSTRYRKRIRAFERFEMRSRCIGWDARFIYTEQSMWKGAECANHILIRSAVTSAKGIVPPAQVLDRLGHTGDSPALPDWVQAWITADAIRPWPPVM; encoded by the coding sequence ATGTATCCATTCCTGCGTTTCGCCGCCCAAATGCTGAAATACCGCAACGCCCCCCGTTTGGGCCTGTTGGACACGCATGTCTCGCACCACCGCTGCTGGCCGTGGGATCTGGACCCATGGGTTGAATTGAACAATGGCCGCACGCTGACGCTGTATGATCTGGGCCGCATTCCCATGGCCATGCGCACCGGGCTGGGCGATGTGCTGCGCGCGCAGGGCTGGGGCATTACGGTTGCGGGCAATTCCACGCGCTACCGCAAACGAATTCGCGCCTTTGAACGGTTCGAGATGCGCAGCCGTTGCATAGGCTGGGACGCGCGCTTCATTTATACCGAACAGTCGATGTGGAAGGGCGCGGAATGCGCCAATCACATTCTGATCCGCTCTGCCGTGACCAGCGCCAAGGGAATTGTGCCGCCAGCGCAGGTGTTGGACCGGTTGGGGCATACAGGCGATAGCCCCGCGCTGCCCGACTGGGTTCAGGCCTGGATCACGGCAGATGCGATCCGCCCATGGCCACCTGTGATGTGA
- the recQ gene encoding DNA helicase RecQ yields MQPCSSEGADPQAILKQVFGFDGFRPGQAEIVDSVAEGHDTLALMPTGGGKSLCFQLPALCRDGMTLVISPLIALMRDQVRGLQELGVAAGALTSGNTEAERDAVFDAIDRRALKLLYIAPERLASSGTIDLLRRARCTLIAVDEAHCVSQWGHDFRPDYLRIGDLRRALDVPMAAFTATADAETRAEILKRLFDGRSPNIFLRGFDRPNITLNFTVKDSPRRQILTYASARRGQSGIVYCATRARTEALAQGLREAGHNARAYHGGMEADTRRAVEELFQREDDLIVVATVAFGMGIDKPDIRWVAHADLPKSIEAYYQEIGRAGRDGAPADTFTLYGPDDIRLRRAQIDESPAPPERREADHVRLNALLGLAEALGCRRQVLLSYFGEASDPCGNCDLCARPVKQFNATTLVRKALSAMLRTDERFGVGHLVDILTGNATDKVRARGHDHLPTFAVGRELSRAKWQAVFRQMMGRDLVRPDAERHGALRMTEAARPILRGEAEITLREDTITAARDGPAVKALVSDEDAPLLSALKAKRRALAEAARVPAYVIFTDRTLVEMAENRPDSMDAMARISGVGATKLERYGAEFLAVITGAMPDAQHPQRRKLAGREAGALFDDLAELARGLERGAGGTDKLLTLTPATLRAIAERRPANNAELARIKGMDQARMDRFGAAILSCLHSL; encoded by the coding sequence ATGCAGCCATGTTCCTCTGAGGGCGCTGACCCGCAGGCGATCCTCAAACAGGTATTCGGCTTTGACGGGTTCCGCCCCGGTCAGGCAGAGATCGTGGACTCTGTCGCAGAAGGCCATGACACGCTTGCGCTGATGCCCACGGGCGGCGGCAAATCCTTGTGCTTCCAGCTACCCGCGCTATGCCGCGATGGGATGACACTGGTCATCTCGCCGCTGATTGCGCTGATGCGCGACCAAGTGCGCGGCTTGCAGGAATTGGGCGTGGCCGCAGGCGCGCTAACCTCTGGCAATACCGAAGCCGAACGGGACGCCGTGTTCGACGCCATCGACCGGCGTGCGTTGAAGCTTCTGTATATTGCGCCAGAGCGGTTGGCATCATCCGGCACCATCGACCTGTTGCGCCGCGCGCGCTGCACCCTGATCGCGGTGGATGAAGCGCATTGTGTCAGCCAATGGGGCCATGATTTCCGCCCCGATTACCTGCGCATCGGTGATCTGCGCCGCGCTTTGGATGTGCCCATGGCGGCATTTACCGCCACTGCCGACGCCGAAACCCGCGCCGAAATCCTGAAACGCCTGTTCGACGGGCGCAGCCCCAATATCTTTCTGCGCGGCTTCGACCGGCCGAATATCACGCTGAACTTCACCGTAAAGGACAGCCCCCGCAGGCAAATCTTGACCTATGCCAGCGCCCGGCGCGGACAATCGGGCATTGTGTATTGTGCGACCCGTGCGCGCACCGAGGCGCTTGCCCAAGGACTGCGCGAAGCGGGCCATAACGCCCGCGCCTATCATGGCGGGATGGAGGCGGATACGCGCCGCGCCGTGGAAGAACTGTTCCAGCGCGAAGATGACCTGATCGTGGTCGCCACCGTGGCCTTCGGGATGGGCATAGACAAGCCCGATATTCGCTGGGTCGCCCATGCCGATCTGCCCAAGTCAATTGAGGCGTATTATCAGGAGATTGGCCGCGCGGGCCGTGATGGCGCGCCTGCCGACACGTTCACGCTGTATGGCCCAGACGACATTCGCCTGCGCCGCGCGCAGATAGATGAAAGCCCCGCCCCCCCGGAACGGCGCGAGGCGGACCATGTGCGGCTGAACGCGCTTCTGGGGCTGGCAGAGGCGTTGGGCTGTCGCCGTCAGGTTCTGCTTTCCTATTTCGGCGAAGCGTCGGACCCTTGCGGGAATTGCGATCTGTGTGCCCGCCCGGTCAAGCAGTTCAATGCCACGACGCTTGTGCGCAAAGCGCTGTCGGCCATGCTGCGCACGGACGAGCGGTTCGGCGTGGGCCACTTGGTCGATATTCTGACTGGAAATGCCACAGACAAGGTGCGCGCGCGCGGGCATGACCATTTGCCCACCTTCGCCGTGGGGCGCGAGTTAAGCCGCGCCAAATGGCAGGCGGTGTTCCGGCAGATGATGGGGCGCGATCTGGTCCGCCCCGATGCCGAGCGGCACGGGGCCTTGCGCATGACCGAAGCGGCGCGCCCCATATTGCGGGGCGAGGCCGAGATCACCCTGCGCGAAGACACGATCACCGCCGCGCGCGACGGACCTGCGGTGAAAGCGCTGGTCTCGGACGAAGACGCGCCGCTTTTGTCGGCGTTGAAGGCCAAACGCCGCGCGCTGGCCGAAGCCGCGCGCGTGCCCGCCTATGTTATCTTCACAGATCGCACGCTGGTCGAAATGGCGGAAAATCGCCCCGACAGCATGGATGCGATGGCGCGGATTTCTGGCGTGGGGGCGACGAAGCTGGAACGCTACGGGGCAGAGTTTCTGGCCGTCATCACCGGTGCCATGCCCGACGCGCAACACCCGCAGCGCCGCAAATTGGCCGGGCGAGAGGCGGGCGCGCTGTTCGATGACTTGGCCGAACTTGCGCGCGGCTTGGAACGCGGCGCGGGCGGCACCGACAAGCTGCTGACCCTGACGCCCGCCACATTACGCGCCATTGCCGAACGACGGCCCGCCAATAATGCCGAGCTTGCCCGGATAAAGGGCATGGATCAGGCGCGCATGGACCGGTTCGGCGCGGCAATCCTGTCTTGCCTGCACAGCCTGTGA